Proteins found in one Luteimonas chenhongjianii genomic segment:
- a CDS encoding DUF2585 family protein produces MTRRSGWHRDARLAFPRLRWLRHVGVVVAATLAVHVWWLLWMGRSLTCPCGVVSLWQSGADPSQNSQQIADAYSSLHVAFGMGLYLVFSWLRPRWPVIDRALLALISSTIWEMIENTPWVVLVLNNAANAAPDYRGDSVLNSLADTAFALLGFTIALGLPVRWVVVIALALETIATLLIHDGFVLIVWRLLDGMRG; encoded by the coding sequence ATGACGCGACGTTCCGGCTGGCACAGGGACGCGCGACTCGCCTTTCCCCGGCTGCGCTGGCTTCGCCATGTCGGAGTGGTCGTGGCGGCGACCCTCGCGGTCCATGTGTGGTGGCTGCTATGGATGGGACGCAGCCTGACCTGCCCGTGCGGGGTGGTCTCGCTGTGGCAATCCGGAGCGGATCCCTCGCAGAACTCCCAGCAGATCGCCGACGCGTACTCGTCGCTGCACGTCGCCTTCGGCATGGGACTCTATCTCGTCTTCTCCTGGCTTCGCCCGCGATGGCCAGTCATCGACCGGGCGCTGCTCGCGCTGATCAGCAGCACCATCTGGGAGATGATCGAGAACACGCCCTGGGTAGTCCTGGTGCTGAACAACGCGGCCAACGCCGCGCCCGACTATCGCGGCGACAGCGTGCTCAATTCGCTCGCGGACACCGCCTTCGCCCTGCTCGGGTTCACAATCGCGTTGGGCCTGCCCGTACGCTGGGTGGTGGTGATTGCGCTGGCCCTGGAGACGATCGCCACGTTGCTGATCCACGATGGCTTCGTCCTGATCGTCTGGCGTCTGCTGGACGGGATGCGCGGTTGA
- a CDS encoding sterol desaturase family protein, whose amino-acid sequence MSILTNVAVFLCSLVAMELVAWGAHKYIMHGWAWGWHRSHHAPRRGWFEKNDLFAVVFAGLAIALIYLGSRGWHPLEWVGAGMTAYGLLYFVAHDGLVHHRWPLRYVPRHGYLKRLYQAHRMHHAVDGKEGCVSFGFLWAPSGERLKTELRRIHGGPIRRPRAGASGEGD is encoded by the coding sequence ATGTCCATTCTGACGAACGTCGCGGTTTTCCTGTGCAGCCTGGTGGCGATGGAGCTGGTCGCCTGGGGCGCGCACAAGTACATCATGCATGGCTGGGCCTGGGGCTGGCACCGCTCCCACCACGCGCCGCGACGCGGCTGGTTCGAGAAGAACGATCTCTTCGCGGTGGTGTTCGCAGGTCTGGCCATCGCGTTGATCTACCTTGGCAGCCGCGGCTGGCATCCACTGGAGTGGGTGGGCGCCGGGATGACCGCCTATGGGCTGCTTTACTTTGTTGCCCACGACGGACTGGTCCATCATCGCTGGCCGTTGCGCTACGTGCCGCGCCACGGGTATCTCAAGCGTCTCTACCAGGCCCATCGCATGCACCATGCGGTGGATGGCAAGGAGGGCTGCGTCTCGTTCGGCTTTCTGTGGGCGCCCTCCGGGGAGCGGCTCAAGACCGAATTGCGCCGGATCCACGGCGGGCCCATCCGCAGGCCCCGCGCTGGCGCTTCAGGCGAAGGCGACTGA
- a CDS encoding PA2169 family four-helix-bundle protein has protein sequence MSNKTAHTLNDLIAIARDGKEFYEEAAQKVDDTELRTLFARMATTKAQIVNELSSAVQAAGGKPEDSGTFVGSMQHMYGKIRAALGDKEYGYVAELEESEDRLLEAFDHVSRDADTPPAARDIVVRLMPEVRACHDVMRSRKLSMKNAR, from the coding sequence ATGTCCAACAAGACCGCACACACCCTCAACGACCTGATCGCCATTGCCCGCGACGGCAAGGAGTTCTACGAAGAGGCCGCGCAGAAGGTCGACGACACCGAACTGCGTACGCTGTTCGCACGCATGGCGACGACCAAGGCTCAGATCGTCAACGAGCTGTCCAGCGCGGTGCAGGCGGCCGGCGGCAAGCCCGAGGACTCGGGCACGTTCGTCGGCAGCATGCAGCACATGTACGGCAAGATCCGCGCCGCGCTCGGCGACAAGGAATACGGCTATGTGGCCGAGCTGGAGGAGTCGGAAGACCGTCTGCTCGAAGCCTTCGACCATGTTTCGCGCGATGCGGACACGCCGCCTGCGGCGCGTGACATCGTCGTGCGTCTGATGCCGGAGGTGCGCGCATGCCACGACGTGATGCGCTCCCGCAAGCTATCGATGAAGAACGCGCGCTGA